A window of the Candidatus Paraluminiphilus aquimaris genome harbors these coding sequences:
- the tkt gene encoding transketolase: MQQDSATPVTQQQAANAIRALSMDAVQKANSGHPGAPMGMADIAEVLWTKYLKHNPKNPNWADRDRFVLSNGHGSMLIYSLLHLTGYDLSIDDIKDFRQLHSKTPGHPEYGYTPGVETTTGPLGQGLANAVGMAVAEKLMAARFNKGDHTLVDHRTWCFVGDGCLMEGVSHEACSLAGTLGLGKLTVIYDDNGISIDGEIEGWFTDDTPARFAAYGWHVIPNVDGHSSEAVEQAIDAAIAETSRPTIICCKTTIGKGSPNKQGTESCHGAPLGEGEIGLTREALAWPHEPFVIPEDVYAHWDARDTGVSAEATWTAVLEEYRGEHPELAGEFERRMKGELPAEFMRGVDDFIAQCVANESDVASRKASQQAIAALAPTLPELLGGSADLAGSNLTLWPEAQGADASDAEGNYIYYGVREFAMAAMMNGISLHGGFIPFGGTFLIFMEYARNAVRMASLMRQRAIYVFTHDSVGLGEDGPTHQPVEQLASMRSTPNLDTWRPCDAVESAIAWKQAIIREDGPSALVFSRQTLPHQVGAAERVSDVGRGGYILREEQGELEAIVIATGSEVALAIEAAEKLSAAGRGVRVVSMPCADVFERQDAVYRESVLPSHILARVAVEASHMDWWYKYVGLDGRVVGMSSFGESAPGPQLMKEFGFTVENVVDAIEDVILS; the protein is encoded by the coding sequence TTGCAACAAGACTCCGCCACACCCGTAACGCAACAGCAAGCCGCTAACGCCATCCGCGCCCTGTCGATGGATGCGGTTCAAAAGGCGAATTCCGGTCACCCCGGAGCACCCATGGGCATGGCCGATATCGCCGAAGTTTTGTGGACGAAGTACCTAAAGCACAATCCTAAAAATCCAAATTGGGCAGACCGGGACCGCTTTGTGCTCTCCAATGGTCACGGCTCTATGCTGATTTATTCGCTGTTGCATTTAACGGGCTACGATCTGTCCATTGACGACATCAAGGATTTTCGACAGCTTCACAGTAAAACGCCTGGTCACCCCGAGTACGGTTATACGCCCGGTGTAGAGACAACCACAGGCCCCCTCGGACAGGGCTTGGCGAATGCTGTGGGCATGGCAGTGGCTGAGAAGCTCATGGCTGCGAGATTTAATAAAGGTGATCACACTCTCGTTGATCACAGAACATGGTGCTTCGTCGGCGATGGCTGTCTTATGGAAGGCGTTAGCCATGAGGCCTGCTCGCTCGCGGGAACGTTGGGTCTAGGCAAGCTGACAGTCATTTATGATGACAACGGTATTTCGATTGACGGAGAGATTGAAGGCTGGTTCACCGATGACACACCTGCGCGCTTCGCAGCCTACGGCTGGCATGTTATCCCCAATGTGGATGGCCATAGCTCAGAGGCGGTAGAGCAGGCTATCGACGCAGCCATTGCGGAGACCTCTCGTCCAACCATTATTTGTTGTAAGACCACGATTGGTAAGGGAAGTCCTAATAAGCAGGGCACCGAGTCATGTCATGGAGCGCCGCTGGGTGAAGGGGAGATTGGCTTGACCCGCGAAGCACTTGCCTGGCCGCATGAGCCGTTTGTGATCCCGGAGGATGTTTACGCGCATTGGGATGCTCGCGACACAGGTGTGAGCGCAGAAGCTACGTGGACTGCGGTCTTAGAAGAATATCGTGGAGAACATCCAGAGTTGGCTGGTGAATTCGAGCGCCGCATGAAGGGTGAGCTGCCAGCAGAATTTATGCGAGGCGTAGACGATTTTATTGCCCAATGTGTGGCCAATGAGTCCGATGTTGCGTCTCGAAAAGCCTCTCAGCAGGCGATTGCAGCACTTGCACCGACACTCCCTGAGTTGTTGGGAGGCAGTGCTGACTTGGCGGGCTCCAACCTCACGCTATGGCCTGAGGCTCAGGGCGCGGATGCATCGGACGCTGAAGGCAATTATATCTATTACGGTGTGCGCGAGTTCGCTATGGCAGCGATGATGAACGGGATTTCACTTCACGGTGGCTTTATTCCGTTCGGTGGCACATTCCTCATCTTCATGGAATATGCGCGTAATGCCGTGCGAATGGCATCACTGATGCGTCAGCGTGCTATTTATGTGTTCACACATGACTCGGTTGGCCTGGGAGAGGACGGCCCCACTCACCAACCCGTGGAGCAGTTGGCGTCTATGCGTTCAACACCTAACCTCGATACGTGGCGCCCCTGCGATGCTGTGGAGTCAGCCATCGCTTGGAAGCAGGCCATTATTCGCGAGGATGGTCCTTCGGCACTCGTTTTCTCGCGGCAGACATTACCGCACCAGGTGGGTGCCGCAGAACGCGTGTCTGATGTAGGGCGAGGCGGATATATCCTTCGTGAAGAGCAGGGCGAGCTTGAAGCTATTGTGATTGCGACCGGTTCCGAAGTTGCTCTCGCGATCGAGGCTGCAGAGAAGCTGTCGGCCGCTGGGCGCGGGGTTCGTGTTGTCTCCATGCCTTGTGCGGATGTTTTTGAGCGTCAAGATGCCGTTTATCGAGAGTCTGTTTTACCAAGCCATATTCTGGCGCGTGTAGCCGTTGAGGCCTCGCACATGGACTGGTGGTACAAATATGTAGGACTCGATGGTCGCGTTGTCGGTATGAGCTCATTCGGTGAGTCAGCTCCGGGCCCGCAGTTAATGAAGGAGTTTGGATTCACGGTTGAGAACGTCGTCGATGCGATTGAGGACGTAATCCTCAGCTAA
- a CDS encoding TonB-dependent receptor domain-containing protein, with protein sequence MFRLKPLAAATLLGTLFSASAALAQEEQLESSTIEAVAEESATADTGSVEEVVVTGSRLRSSTYSSVSPLQIIDAEFQREVGLIDATDILQNSTSAGGQQIDLTFNGFVLDNGPGSTTISLRGLGANRTLVLMNGRRLAPSGVEGAPSAPNISLVPQLMVARYENLLDAGSSIYGSDAIAGASNIITRKDFDGLEVQVFTDTPDRNGGDSSTIAAAWGFNTDKSVFGIGIEYAEQDRVLMSDRPWTNQCTGNVEVTESGEIRRQDQYYANLGYPDVGQCSSLSLAARTFVPGTPFGSIYYTPGASNGGWGNFTESGDPYTGLAADGDGDGIGDINFLNYNLNGAPSDLASDLLPKSESMNILAYGETTLDGDMNITPYFEAMYNTYEVNQNSGEGQLFPEVPALNPYNLCNPNAENGVDCGLAYDAYLTNPNIVQNFANYYLDAANCFGVPAPFCSPATFGLLTGGYGAVPTLPIVSVRGDRNLVDVEMEQMRLVVGASMDLPFLDMGSLSNWRGDFSIAYNRSEGDSARYGVREDRLELALGYYSSTSTPCENDLGATLASDTAGCVPVNMYAPSLYPVGTVTGDFATQAERDYLFDSRDFNTVYEQTLVSLVLDGDIFEMPGGEMAKMAIGYEYRNDDIQSNPDAVARDGLFWGFFSDKGAFGDVSLNEVFGEIELPLRADMPLLKELTLNVSGRLTDHDYYGENETASVKLGYRPTEPFLLRATWGTAFRAPNNRELFLLGSTGFTNVSDPCYVPESAIGGIGDGAGEGAYIPERDQRDPELLANCRATGVDPTLANNGGFNTFSTEVQTGGSLTLDPEESESYTYGFAYEQDFSNKFDLSLGMTYYSVKVENTVIEPSTSFIISDCLFDEAGTGASVFCERIQRDLSDPTDPRIQLMDLGFINRDLERARGIDYNLTYRDVIDLGVPVDLSVNLTANRNLERSLTYTNADGSIDFEDYSGEWGLSEWRALGQVRLSWDRWTFNWQTRYLGAVSQDVDAIDAFSDAFTASDTCLGPPDDELCRDYGETGSYMVHNVSMFYRADSWTLGMGVRNLEDKAPPLADPSEVTGVKSNPIGYGYDVFGRTFFLNASYNFDLGF encoded by the coding sequence ATGTTCAGATTAAAGCCATTAGCGGCCGCGACTCTTCTGGGGACTTTGTTTTCAGCGTCTGCTGCGCTAGCCCAAGAAGAGCAACTAGAGTCGTCAACAATAGAAGCTGTTGCGGAAGAGTCCGCCACAGCCGACACAGGATCAGTGGAAGAAGTCGTAGTAACGGGTTCACGTCTGAGAAGCTCTACGTATTCGAGCGTTTCGCCACTGCAAATTATCGACGCAGAATTCCAGCGTGAGGTCGGTCTGATCGACGCAACGGATATTCTTCAGAACTCTACGAGTGCTGGTGGTCAGCAAATTGATCTGACCTTTAACGGCTTCGTTTTGGACAACGGTCCAGGTTCGACCACCATCAGCCTTCGTGGCCTCGGTGCAAACCGAACGTTAGTTCTTATGAACGGCCGCCGTCTTGCGCCAAGTGGTGTGGAAGGCGCGCCCTCTGCTCCCAACATCTCGCTGGTTCCCCAGCTGATGGTTGCTCGCTATGAAAACTTGCTTGACGCAGGTTCTTCGATCTACGGATCTGATGCGATTGCAGGTGCAAGTAACATCATTACCCGTAAAGATTTCGATGGCCTTGAGGTCCAGGTGTTCACAGACACGCCAGACCGAAACGGCGGCGACAGCAGCACAATCGCCGCAGCGTGGGGCTTCAATACCGATAAAAGCGTATTCGGTATTGGTATCGAGTACGCGGAACAAGACCGTGTCTTGATGTCCGATCGGCCCTGGACCAACCAGTGCACAGGAAACGTAGAAGTAACTGAAAGCGGCGAGATTCGTCGCCAAGACCAGTACTATGCCAACCTCGGATACCCTGATGTAGGTCAGTGCTCGTCACTGTCACTTGCAGCACGAACATTCGTTCCAGGAACACCCTTTGGCTCAATTTACTACACTCCCGGAGCCTCTAACGGTGGCTGGGGTAACTTCACTGAGTCAGGCGATCCCTACACGGGTTTAGCCGCAGACGGTGACGGTGACGGCATTGGTGATATCAACTTCCTGAACTACAACCTCAATGGTGCCCCAAGTGATTTGGCATCGGACCTACTTCCCAAGTCCGAGTCAATGAACATTCTGGCCTACGGTGAGACAACGCTCGATGGGGATATGAACATCACCCCTTATTTCGAAGCGATGTACAACACCTATGAGGTAAACCAGAACAGTGGAGAAGGCCAGCTCTTCCCAGAAGTACCTGCGCTGAACCCCTATAACCTTTGTAACCCAAACGCTGAAAATGGCGTGGATTGCGGTTTAGCATACGATGCTTACCTGACTAACCCAAACATCGTGCAGAACTTCGCAAACTACTACTTAGACGCAGCGAACTGCTTCGGCGTTCCGGCTCCTTTCTGCTCGCCCGCAACCTTCGGTCTGTTGACCGGCGGCTATGGCGCGGTACCAACGTTGCCGATTGTCTCTGTTAGAGGCGACCGAAACTTGGTTGATGTGGAGATGGAACAGATGCGCCTCGTAGTGGGTGCTTCAATGGATCTTCCTTTCCTTGACATGGGTTCATTGAGCAACTGGCGTGGTGATTTCTCAATTGCTTACAACCGCTCTGAAGGTGATTCCGCACGATATGGTGTTCGTGAAGACCGCTTGGAGCTCGCTTTGGGCTATTACTCATCAACCAGCACACCGTGTGAAAACGACCTGGGCGCAACCCTAGCGTCAGACACTGCAGGCTGTGTTCCAGTCAATATGTACGCGCCATCGCTTTACCCCGTAGGCACCGTTACAGGTGACTTTGCAACACAGGCTGAGCGTGACTACCTGTTTGACTCTCGTGATTTCAACACGGTTTATGAGCAAACGCTGGTGAGCTTGGTTCTAGATGGTGACATCTTCGAAATGCCTGGCGGTGAAATGGCCAAGATGGCTATTGGTTACGAATATCGCAACGACGATATTCAATCCAACCCCGATGCAGTTGCTCGCGACGGTCTTTTCTGGGGCTTCTTCTCAGATAAAGGCGCCTTTGGTGATGTCTCCCTCAACGAGGTGTTCGGTGAAATTGAACTCCCGCTGCGCGCTGACATGCCTCTGCTCAAAGAGCTGACACTTAACGTATCAGGGCGTTTGACTGACCACGACTACTATGGCGAGAACGAGACGGCATCCGTAAAACTAGGCTATCGTCCAACCGAGCCCTTCTTGCTTCGCGCAACTTGGGGAACGGCCTTCCGTGCACCTAACAACCGCGAACTATTCCTCTTGGGTTCAACAGGCTTTACCAATGTGAGCGACCCTTGCTACGTGCCTGAATCTGCTATTGGCGGAATTGGTGACGGCGCCGGCGAAGGTGCCTACATTCCTGAGCGAGATCAACGTGATCCGGAGCTCTTGGCTAACTGCCGTGCAACAGGCGTTGATCCCACTCTGGCAAATAACGGTGGCTTTAACACCTTCAGCACTGAAGTTCAGACGGGCGGAAGCCTGACGCTGGATCCAGAGGAATCTGAGTCTTACACATATGGTTTCGCCTACGAGCAAGACTTCAGTAACAAGTTCGACCTCTCGCTGGGTATGACTTACTACTCTGTGAAGGTAGAAAACACTGTTATTGAGCCTTCTACTAGCTTCATTATCTCCGACTGTCTCTTTGACGAAGCGGGAACGGGTGCTTCGGTCTTCTGTGAGCGCATTCAGCGTGACCTCTCAGACCCTACCGACCCTCGTATTCAGCTGATGGACCTCGGCTTTATTAACCGTGACTTAGAGCGCGCGCGTGGTATCGACTACAACCTCACATACCGTGATGTAATCGATCTAGGTGTACCGGTCGACCTGTCGGTTAACTTGACAGCAAACCGTAACCTCGAGCGTTCACTGACCTACACAAATGCTGACGGTTCCATTGATTTTGAGGACTACTCGGGTGAGTGGGGTCTCTCTGAGTGGCGTGCACTGGGTCAAGTTCGTTTGAGCTGGGATCGCTGGACATTCAACTGGCAAACACGCTACCTGGGCGCGGTTTCTCAGGATGTCGATGCCATTGATGCGTTCTCTGACGCGTTTACGGCTTCAGACACTTGCTTGGGACCACCCGATGATGAGCTTTGCCGTGACTACGGTGAAACTGGAAGCTACATGGTCCACAACGTTTCCATGTTCTACCGTGCGGACAGCTGGACACTCGGTATGGGCGTAAGAAACCTTGAAGACAAAGCACCACCACTGGCTGACCCCAGTGAAGTAACCGGTGTTAAGTCGAATCCAATTGGCTACGGCTACGACGTCTTTGGGCGTACGTTCTTCCTGAACGCATCGTACAATTTCGATCTCGGCTTCTAA
- a CDS encoding alpha/beta hydrolase family protein: protein MYRAGGIALLLCLLVTEVTAEPYPLDYWARRSAVTGVSLSPDGSKFALTRILERGGDPIIELYDSDDLSKKPVRIDSSPSEIMPGVSWIDDDVFLFSTRQQVRDIIEGFNQGVYEYQNVKYDSSKKNPLGRIRQDFFSVEEVLPQKKNKIIISSSEDVSDRAGTNTTRFRPRSYWEYDLKTNRRKMLMRGKLSMGRVSFNSDGVATHASGFDFRTRDQTFYWRPKGTTEWREMYRLSDDSFERFIPIVPDPVAENHFLVLAHNGYDTLGLWSFNADTKAFSEVVYRRNDVDVAFPFAHSNRLSNPDEVAGISWCKDKCHREFFDGQEAALHRQLETLIPNADQVRISGRSRDGNTLVVSNSGPQDPGTYYLIRNGRVSKISGAKPYLEHDQLAKVEYVTYKARDGVEINGYVTVPNGEGPFPLVVMPHGGPYVSETVDRFDEWSQLLANNGYMVLQPQYRGSQKYGLDFYKSAFIKGSEAGRAMQDDKDDGALYLVKQGLVDPNRMAMFGWSYGGYAALIAASREDQIYQCVIAGAAVTDPDMQLDYYRYRMEGAQKLEQLTTWDGAISPMKEVPKINVPMLVVHGSNDQRVPPEHFDKYVAELDRAGIDYQKLILEGADHFSNTLFYNHKIALYEKMLDFFKNDCGSMSAGTSLANR from the coding sequence ATGTACCGCGCTGGAGGCATCGCCTTACTCTTGTGCCTGCTTGTTACCGAGGTAACCGCAGAGCCTTACCCATTAGATTATTGGGCGCGACGTTCCGCCGTCACGGGTGTCTCATTGTCACCTGACGGCTCTAAATTCGCGCTTACGCGAATTCTCGAGCGTGGTGGCGACCCCATCATCGAGCTCTACGATTCCGACGACCTCTCTAAAAAACCGGTTCGCATTGATTCAAGCCCGTCGGAAATTATGCCCGGCGTGAGTTGGATCGATGATGACGTATTCTTATTCAGTACGCGCCAGCAAGTGCGCGACATTATTGAAGGCTTTAATCAAGGTGTATACGAATATCAAAACGTCAAATACGACAGCTCAAAGAAAAATCCGTTGGGGCGGATTCGCCAAGACTTTTTCAGTGTTGAAGAAGTACTACCGCAAAAGAAAAACAAAATAATTATTTCTAGTTCGGAGGATGTATCTGACCGAGCCGGCACCAACACAACGAGATTTAGACCACGTTCCTACTGGGAATACGACCTAAAAACGAATCGTCGCAAGATGCTCATGCGCGGTAAACTTTCGATGGGTAGAGTGTCATTTAATAGTGATGGCGTAGCCACCCATGCTTCGGGTTTTGATTTCAGAACACGAGATCAAACATTCTACTGGCGCCCGAAAGGCACCACAGAGTGGCGAGAGATGTATCGCCTTTCAGACGATAGTTTCGAGCGATTCATACCAATAGTCCCGGACCCTGTCGCGGAAAATCATTTTTTAGTCTTGGCCCATAATGGGTATGACACGCTAGGCCTTTGGTCTTTCAACGCGGACACTAAAGCGTTTTCTGAAGTGGTTTATCGTCGCAATGACGTAGATGTTGCCTTTCCGTTCGCCCACAGTAACCGGCTATCGAATCCCGATGAAGTGGCGGGTATCTCTTGGTGTAAGGACAAATGCCACCGTGAATTTTTCGACGGGCAGGAGGCCGCGCTTCACCGGCAGCTTGAAACGCTTATACCAAACGCAGATCAAGTACGAATATCCGGGCGCTCACGGGACGGCAATACGCTCGTTGTCAGTAATTCAGGCCCTCAGGATCCCGGCACGTATTACCTCATCCGCAATGGACGCGTTTCGAAAATCAGTGGCGCTAAGCCTTATCTAGAGCATGACCAACTTGCGAAAGTGGAGTACGTGACTTACAAAGCGCGAGATGGCGTGGAGATCAACGGTTACGTGACGGTCCCTAATGGGGAAGGGCCTTTCCCACTGGTCGTCATGCCCCACGGTGGGCCCTATGTATCAGAGACCGTTGATCGATTTGACGAGTGGTCGCAATTGCTGGCCAACAACGGATACATGGTGCTACAGCCTCAATATCGCGGCTCACAAAAGTACGGTTTGGACTTCTATAAGTCTGCGTTCATCAAGGGCTCTGAGGCGGGCCGTGCGATGCAAGACGATAAGGACGATGGGGCGCTTTACCTTGTGAAGCAAGGACTCGTGGATCCTAATCGTATGGCAATGTTTGGCTGGTCCTATGGTGGGTATGCGGCGCTCATTGCCGCCTCGCGTGAAGACCAGATTTACCAATGTGTTATTGCCGGCGCCGCGGTAACAGACCCCGACATGCAACTGGACTACTACCGGTATCGTATGGAAGGTGCGCAGAAACTCGAGCAGTTAACGACGTGGGACGGTGCCATATCACCCATGAAAGAAGTGCCGAAAATCAACGTGCCCATGCTGGTTGTGCATGGAAGTAATGACCAACGGGTACCACCTGAGCACTTTGACAAGTACGTGGCTGAGCTTGACCGCGCAGGTATTGATTACCAAAAGCTGATCCTAGAGGGCGCTGATCACTTCTCAAATACGTTGTTTTATAACCACAAAATTGCGCTTTACGAGAAAATGCTCGACTTCTTTAAAAACGATTGCGGGTCTATGTCTGCGGGTACATCTCTCGCTAACCGTTAA
- the serA gene encoding phosphoglycerate dehydrogenase, with protein sequence MKQQSLQKSKIKFLLLEGVHQSAIDALAKAGYTNVVTYPKALPSDDLKKEIKDAHFVGIRSRTQLSAEIFEAADRLVAIGCFCIGTNQVDLEAAAKRGIPVFNAPFSNTRSVAELVMAEIILLLRGVPQRSAAAHRGEWQKSATGAFECRGKTLGIIGYGNIGMQLGVIAESLGMKVVYFDVESKLPLGNAQPKATLSALLKEAHVVSLHVPQHASTELLIGQREIAAMRSGSILINASRGNVVDLDALAEALNGNHIGGAAIDVFPVEPRSNNDEFISPLRGLDQCILTPHIGGSTQEAQENIGVEVAEKLTRYSDNGTTTSAVNFPEVALPEHEGKHRLLHVHQNIPGIMSAINQVFSESAVNVSGQYLQTMGDTGYVVIDIESDYSKTLISQLSGIEGTLRTRVLF encoded by the coding sequence ATGAAACAGCAGTCACTCCAAAAATCGAAGATTAAGTTCCTTTTATTAGAGGGTGTTCACCAAAGCGCCATCGATGCGCTTGCGAAGGCCGGCTACACAAACGTTGTGACCTACCCGAAGGCCCTTCCCTCCGATGATTTGAAGAAAGAAATAAAGGACGCTCATTTTGTAGGCATTCGGTCTCGTACCCAACTGTCTGCCGAGATATTTGAAGCGGCTGATCGCTTAGTGGCAATTGGTTGTTTCTGCATCGGGACAAATCAGGTCGATTTGGAAGCCGCTGCGAAGCGAGGGATTCCGGTTTTTAACGCGCCTTTTTCAAACACGCGCAGTGTCGCTGAGCTGGTTATGGCTGAGATCATTTTGTTACTTCGAGGCGTACCACAGCGAAGCGCGGCGGCGCATCGAGGCGAGTGGCAAAAAAGCGCAACAGGTGCGTTTGAGTGCCGCGGAAAGACACTCGGAATTATTGGTTATGGCAACATCGGTATGCAGCTAGGGGTCATTGCCGAGAGCCTGGGTATGAAGGTTGTTTATTTTGATGTCGAGTCCAAGCTCCCGCTGGGGAATGCTCAGCCCAAGGCGACACTGTCTGCATTACTGAAAGAGGCGCACGTGGTGAGTTTGCATGTGCCTCAGCACGCGAGTACTGAGCTACTCATTGGGCAACGCGAGATCGCCGCGATGCGTTCGGGGTCCATTTTAATTAATGCGTCACGGGGTAATGTTGTAGACCTTGATGCTTTGGCCGAGGCACTGAACGGTAACCATATTGGTGGCGCGGCAATCGATGTATTTCCTGTTGAGCCTCGTTCAAATAATGATGAATTTATTTCACCGCTCAGAGGTCTCGATCAGTGCATTTTAACCCCTCATATTGGCGGCTCTACCCAGGAGGCCCAGGAGAATATTGGTGTTGAAGTGGCTGAGAAGCTCACGCGCTACAGTGATAACGGTACGACAACATCCGCCGTGAATTTTCCGGAAGTGGCCCTGCCGGAGCACGAGGGTAAGCACCGATTACTTCATGTGCATCAAAATATTCCAGGCATTATGAGCGCTATTAACCAAGTCTTCAGCGAGAGTGCTGTCAACGTGAGTGGTCAGTATTTACAGACCATGGGCGATACGGGCTATGTCGTGATTGATATTGAGAGCGACTACTCAAAAACGCTAATTAGTCAGCTGTCTGGAATCGAAGGCACACTGCGCACACGGGTGTTGTTCTAA
- a CDS encoding FAD-binding oxidoreductase: MDDNITGITALEFNVQRSSIDVIHSLETLLSKDQVSTEASVLESYGQDWTRFTQPAPLAIVFPRSTNEVADIVKCARTHKFALVPSGGRTGLSGGAVAANGEVVVSLDKLNTIEAVNKTDRTIAVGAGAITQAIQAAAREADLFYPVDFASSGSSQIGGNIATNAGGINVIRYGMTREWVAGLTVVTGTGEILELNRGLMKNNTGLDFRHLFIGSEGVLGFITEATLRLCSPPKDPTVLVLGLSDMDAIMLVLERIQGTTPLLAYEFFSELAASKVVEHAGVARPFDTKTPFYALIEFERDSEETEAAVFEAVEACMESGWVLDAVMSQSVAQARALWRLREDISETITRWTPYKNDISSTVSKVPQLLSAVDTVVHNHYPDWEVCWYGHIGDGNLHLNILKPENLDISDFKARCGDVSVDIFEAIRGLGGSISAEHGVGTLKAPFLEYTRTESEIASMRAIKAIFDPDEIMNPGKIFLAN, encoded by the coding sequence GTGGATGATAACATTACGGGCATCACCGCTTTGGAGTTCAATGTGCAACGCTCGTCAATAGACGTTATTCACTCCCTTGAGACCCTGCTGTCTAAGGATCAAGTCTCAACTGAGGCTTCAGTCCTCGAAAGCTACGGTCAAGACTGGACACGCTTTACACAGCCCGCCCCGCTCGCAATTGTTTTTCCTCGGTCGACAAACGAGGTGGCAGATATCGTCAAATGCGCACGCACCCATAAATTTGCGCTGGTGCCCTCCGGTGGTCGGACGGGATTAAGCGGTGGTGCTGTTGCGGCGAACGGTGAGGTCGTGGTCTCTCTCGATAAACTGAACACCATTGAGGCCGTCAACAAGACGGATCGCACCATCGCTGTCGGTGCAGGTGCAATCACACAGGCTATTCAAGCGGCCGCCCGAGAAGCAGACCTCTTTTATCCCGTCGATTTCGCGTCAAGTGGCTCGAGTCAGATTGGCGGCAACATTGCCACTAACGCAGGTGGCATCAATGTCATTCGCTATGGCATGACGCGGGAATGGGTAGCCGGCCTCACGGTGGTTACCGGTACCGGCGAAATTCTAGAGCTCAATCGCGGCCTCATGAAGAACAATACAGGCCTTGATTTTCGGCACCTCTTTATCGGTTCTGAGGGTGTGTTGGGCTTTATTACCGAAGCGACCTTACGACTCTGCTCGCCGCCTAAAGACCCAACCGTACTGGTACTGGGCCTTAGCGATATGGATGCCATCATGCTGGTGCTCGAGCGCATCCAAGGAACCACACCACTTTTGGCCTACGAATTCTTTTCTGAACTTGCAGCATCAAAAGTTGTGGAGCACGCGGGTGTCGCCAGACCCTTTGACACCAAAACACCGTTCTACGCGCTAATCGAATTCGAGCGCGACAGCGAAGAGACCGAAGCTGCCGTCTTTGAAGCCGTCGAAGCCTGTATGGAGTCAGGCTGGGTATTGGACGCTGTCATGAGCCAAAGCGTTGCACAAGCACGCGCGCTGTGGCGCCTCCGAGAGGATATCTCAGAGACGATTACGCGATGGACCCCTTACAAAAATGATATTTCTTCGACAGTTTCCAAAGTGCCTCAGCTGTTATCCGCAGTGGATACTGTGGTTCACAATCACTATCCAGACTGGGAAGTCTGCTGGTACGGACACATCGGTGATGGCAATCTGCATCTCAATATTTTAAAACCAGAAAATCTTGATATCAGCGACTTCAAAGCCCGATGCGGTGATGTCTCAGTTGATATTTTTGAAGCCATCAGGGGTTTGGGTGGAAGCATCTCCGCGGAGCATGGTGTTGGAACACTTAAAGCACCCTTCCTCGAGTACACCCGTACAGAAAGCGAAATAGCGTCGATGCGAGCCATAAAGGCTATTTTTGATCCCGACGAGATCATGAACCCAGGGAAAATCTTTCTCGCTAACTAG
- the rpiA gene encoding ribose-5-phosphate isomerase RpiA, which produces MDAKTLKQMVAREAIESVMRTDDSDLVVGIGTGSTAECFIAELPRLRDRIQTTVSSSERSSELLRQLGFDVQDLNNVDRVDVYVDGADEATEEGFLIKGGGAALTREKIAAAKAKAFICIADNSKMVPQLGTFPLPVEVIPMARTLVQAELNKLGGNAVWREGVITDNGNIILDVHSLEITNPKALESEINNMTGVVCNGIFAHRPADVLLISTPSGVVRIL; this is translated from the coding sequence ATGGACGCAAAGACGCTGAAACAGATGGTGGCGCGCGAAGCGATCGAGAGCGTAATGCGTACAGATGACAGTGACCTGGTTGTTGGTATTGGCACAGGCAGCACAGCAGAGTGCTTCATTGCCGAATTACCCCGTCTGCGAGACCGGATTCAAACGACCGTATCCAGTTCTGAGCGATCGTCTGAGTTGCTGCGGCAACTGGGTTTTGACGTACAAGATCTCAACAATGTTGACCGAGTTGACGTCTATGTCGATGGCGCCGATGAGGCAACTGAAGAAGGGTTTTTGATAAAAGGGGGCGGTGCCGCTTTAACACGCGAAAAGATTGCGGCAGCGAAAGCTAAAGCGTTCATTTGCATCGCCGACAACAGCAAAATGGTTCCCCAATTAGGCACTTTCCCGCTCCCGGTCGAGGTAATTCCCATGGCGCGAACGCTTGTTCAGGCCGAGCTCAATAAACTCGGTGGTAATGCAGTTTGGCGAGAGGGCGTCATCACAGACAACGGCAATATCATTCTCGACGTCCACTCATTGGAAATAACTAATCCCAAAGCGCTTGAAAGCGAAATAAATAATATGACGGGCGTTGTCTGTAACGGCATCTTCGCTCACAGACCTGCTGACGTTTTACTTATCAGCACGCCGAGCGGTGTTGTCCGCATTTTGTGA